The following coding sequences lie in one Arachis ipaensis cultivar K30076 chromosome B05, Araip1.1, whole genome shotgun sequence genomic window:
- the LOC107642473 gene encoding proline-rich receptor-like protein kinase PERK2 yields MVATKHSVILCMLLALFLSSPRMSLGARHLMQTQPSAPQLPSLPPLPKATLPPLPSLPSFPKPTTLPPLPNMPQPTQPKLSLPPLPSTQIPPQLPNTLPPLATAAPKLTLPPMPTIPTALSPPPSN; encoded by the coding sequence atggTGGCTACAAAGCATTCTGTCATCCTTTGCATGCTACTTGCGTTGTTCTTGTCAAGCCCCAGAATGAGCCTAGGAGCTCGCCACCTCATGCAGACACAACCATCAGCACCACAACTTCCTTCCCTCCCACCACTCCCTAAAGCCACACTGCCACCTTTGCCATCTCTGCCAAGTTTCCCTAAACCTACAACACTGCCACCATTGCCAAACATGCCACAACCAACTCAACCAAAACTCTCATTGCCACCATTGCCAAGCACCCAAATCCCACCACAGTTGCCAAACACATTGCCACCATTGGCAACAGCTGCACCTAAACTGACACTACCCCCTATGCCAACCATCCCAACAGCGTTATCCCCACCACCCTCAAACTAA